In Streptantibioticus cattleyicolor NRRL 8057 = DSM 46488, a genomic segment contains:
- the ruvC gene encoding crossover junction endodeoxyribonuclease RuvC, whose amino-acid sequence MRVLGVDPGLTRCGIGVVDGAPGKPLRMAGVGVVRTPADAPIGERLVLIERGIESWLDEHRPEFVAVERVFSQHNVRTVMGTAQASAVAILCASRRGLPVALHTPSEVKAAVTGSGRADKAQVGSMVTRLLRLAAPPKPADAADALALAICHIWRAPATNRLQRAVEKLAAAQPSATGPSAVNPAVENRRGTA is encoded by the coding sequence ATGCGGGTGCTCGGTGTGGACCCGGGGCTGACCCGGTGCGGCATCGGCGTGGTGGACGGCGCCCCCGGCAAGCCGCTGCGGATGGCCGGGGTCGGGGTGGTGCGCACCCCGGCGGACGCCCCCATCGGGGAGCGCCTGGTGCTGATAGAACGCGGCATCGAGAGCTGGCTCGACGAGCACCGGCCCGAATTCGTCGCCGTGGAGCGGGTGTTCAGCCAGCACAACGTGCGCACCGTGATGGGCACCGCCCAGGCGAGCGCGGTGGCCATCCTCTGCGCCTCGCGCCGCGGGCTGCCGGTCGCGCTGCACACCCCCAGCGAGGTCAAGGCCGCCGTCACCGGCTCCGGCCGGGCCGACAAGGCGCAGGTCGGCTCGATGGTCACCCGGCTGCTGCGGCTCGCCGCGCCGCCGAAGCCGGCCGACGCCGCCGACGCCCTCGCGCTCGCCATCTGCCACATCTGGCGCGCCCCGGCCACCAACCGGCTCCAGCGCGCGGTCGAGAAGCTGGCCGCCGCGCAGCCGTCCGCCACCGGCCCGTCCGCCGTGAACCCGGCCGTCGAGAACAGGAGAGGCACCGCATGA
- a CDS encoding YebC/PmpR family DNA-binding transcriptional regulator, translated as MSGHSKWATTKHKKAVIDAKRGKLFAKLIKNIEVAARTGGADPDGNPTLYDAIQKAKKNSVPNKNIDSAVKRGAGLEAGGADYQTIMYEGYGPNGVAVLIECLTDNRNRAASEVRVAMTRNGGSMADPGSVSYLFNRKGVVIVPKGELTEDDVLGAVLDAGAEEVNDLGENFEVVSEPGDLVAVRTALQEQGIDYESAEANFVPTMQVELDEEGARKIFKLIDALEDSDDVQNVFANFDVSDDIMEKVEA; from the coding sequence ATGTCCGGCCACTCTAAATGGGCTACGACCAAGCACAAGAAGGCCGTGATCGACGCCAAGCGCGGCAAGCTCTTCGCGAAGCTGATCAAGAACATCGAGGTCGCGGCCCGCACCGGCGGCGCCGACCCGGACGGCAACCCGACGCTCTACGACGCCATCCAGAAGGCGAAGAAGAACTCGGTCCCCAACAAGAACATCGACAGCGCGGTCAAGCGCGGCGCGGGCCTGGAGGCCGGCGGCGCCGACTACCAGACCATCATGTACGAGGGCTACGGCCCCAACGGGGTCGCCGTGCTCATCGAGTGCCTCACCGACAACCGCAACCGCGCCGCCTCCGAGGTGCGCGTCGCCATGACCCGCAACGGCGGCTCCATGGCCGACCCCGGCTCGGTGTCGTACCTGTTCAACCGCAAGGGCGTGGTGATCGTCCCCAAGGGTGAGCTGACCGAGGACGACGTGCTCGGCGCGGTGCTCGACGCCGGCGCCGAGGAGGTCAACGACCTCGGCGAGAACTTCGAGGTGGTCAGCGAGCCGGGCGACCTGGTGGCGGTGCGCACCGCCCTCCAGGAACAGGGCATCGACTACGAGTCCGCGGAGGCCAACTTCGTCCCCACCATGCAGGTGGAGCTGGACGAGGAGGGCGCGCGTAAGATCTTCAAGCTGATCGACGCGCTGGAGGACAGCGACGACGTGCAGAACGTCTTCGCCAACTTCGACGTGTCCGACGACATCATGGAGAAGGTCGAGGCCTGA
- the ruvA gene encoding Holliday junction branch migration protein RuvA has protein sequence MIAFVTGPVAAVAPDSAVIEVGGVGMAVQCTPGTLAGLRVGERARLATSLVVREDSLTLYGFADDDERQVFELLQTASGVGPRLAQAMLAVHSPEALRLAVAQGDEKALTAVPGIGKKGAQRLLLELKDRLGAPTGAAAARTVAASAPPAWSDQLHSALVGLGYQPKEAEEAVAAVAPQAEAAAGEGKAPDVSTLLRAALRTLNRTR, from the coding sequence ATGATCGCCTTCGTGACCGGACCGGTCGCCGCCGTCGCCCCCGACTCGGCCGTGATCGAGGTCGGCGGCGTCGGCATGGCCGTCCAGTGCACCCCGGGCACCCTGGCCGGGCTGCGGGTGGGGGAGCGGGCCCGGCTCGCCACCTCACTGGTCGTCCGGGAGGACTCGCTGACCCTGTACGGCTTCGCCGACGACGACGAACGCCAGGTCTTCGAACTCCTCCAGACCGCCAGCGGTGTCGGACCCCGGCTCGCCCAGGCGATGCTCGCCGTCCACTCGCCCGAGGCGCTGCGGCTCGCGGTGGCCCAGGGCGACGAGAAGGCGCTGACCGCGGTGCCGGGCATCGGCAAGAAGGGCGCCCAGCGGCTGCTGCTGGAGCTGAAGGACCGGCTCGGCGCGCCCACCGGCGCGGCCGCCGCCCGTACGGTGGCCGCCTCCGCGCCCCCCGCCTGGAGCGATCAGCTGCACTCCGCCCTGGTCGGCCTCGGCTACCAGCCCAAGGAGGCCGAGGAAGCGGTCGCCGCGGTCGCCCCGCAGGCCGAGGCGGCGGCCGGGGAGGGCAAGGCCCCGGACGTCTCCACCCTGCTGCGCGCCGCCCTGCGCACCTTGAACCGCACCCGCTGA
- the yajC gene encoding preprotein translocase subunit YajC codes for MNYATFLPFILIIGVMFLMTRSAKNKQRQAAQMRDQMQPGSGVRTIGGMIARVKEVRDTTVLLEIEPGVHALFAKTAVATVLPDEEFERLVSNDVPLTFEEPSAADATPGDAGDEPHEAAAEETDATAGPSLVKDTADEKDATKDAKADGK; via the coding sequence GTGAATTACGCCACGTTCCTCCCCTTCATCCTGATCATCGGCGTCATGTTCCTCATGACGCGCTCGGCCAAGAACAAGCAGCGCCAGGCCGCCCAGATGCGCGACCAGATGCAGCCCGGTTCCGGTGTCCGGACCATCGGCGGCATGATCGCCCGCGTCAAGGAGGTCCGGGACACCACGGTGCTCCTCGAGATCGAGCCCGGTGTGCACGCCCTCTTCGCCAAGACCGCCGTCGCCACGGTGCTGCCCGACGAGGAGTTCGAGCGCCTGGTCAGCAACGACGTCCCGCTCACCTTCGAGGAGCCGTCCGCGGCCGACGCCACCCCCGGCGACGCCGGTGACGAGCCGCACGAGGCCGCCGCCGAGGAGACCGACGCCACCGCCGGCCCGTCCCTCGTCAAGGACACGGCCGACGAGAAGGACGCGACGAAGGACGCCAAGGCCGACGGCAAGTAG
- the ruvB gene encoding Holliday junction branch migration DNA helicase RuvB, which produces MTWDETDSAASDRLVAALADGEDRAVEAALRPKDLAEFVGQERVREQLDLVLKAARQRGGTADHVLLSGAPGLGKTTLSMIIAAEMGAPIRITSGPAIQHAGDLAAILSSLAEGEVLFLDEIHRMSRPAEEMLYMAMEDFRVDVVVGKGPGATAIPLELPPFTLVGATTRAGLLPPPLRDRFGFTGHMEFYAPAELERVLHRSARLLDVPLDAEGAAEIAGRSRGTPRIANRLLRRVRDFAQVKADGVVTREVAAAALDVYEVDGRGLDRLDRAVLDALLRLFGGGPVGLSTLAVAVGEERETVEEVAEPFLVREGLLARTPRGRIATPAAWAHLGLAPPQGTGAPGQQGLFGP; this is translated from the coding sequence ATGACCTGGGACGAGACCGACTCCGCCGCCTCCGACCGCCTGGTCGCCGCCCTCGCCGACGGCGAGGACCGCGCGGTCGAGGCGGCGCTGCGCCCCAAGGACCTGGCCGAGTTCGTCGGCCAGGAACGCGTCCGGGAACAGCTCGACCTGGTCCTCAAGGCCGCCCGGCAGCGCGGCGGCACCGCCGACCACGTCCTGCTCTCCGGCGCCCCCGGCCTGGGCAAGACCACCCTGTCCATGATCATCGCGGCCGAGATGGGCGCCCCGATCCGGATCACCTCCGGTCCGGCGATCCAGCACGCCGGTGATCTCGCGGCCATCCTCTCCTCGCTCGCCGAGGGCGAGGTGCTCTTCCTCGACGAGATCCACCGCATGTCGCGGCCGGCCGAGGAGATGCTCTACATGGCGATGGAGGACTTCCGGGTCGACGTCGTGGTGGGCAAGGGCCCCGGCGCCACCGCCATCCCGCTGGAGCTGCCGCCGTTCACGCTGGTCGGCGCCACCACCCGGGCCGGTCTGCTGCCGCCGCCGCTGCGCGACCGCTTCGGCTTCACCGGCCACATGGAGTTCTACGCCCCGGCCGAGCTGGAGCGGGTGCTGCACCGCTCGGCCCGGCTGCTCGACGTCCCGCTGGACGCCGAAGGAGCCGCCGAGATCGCCGGCCGCTCCCGCGGCACCCCCCGCATCGCCAACCGCCTGCTGCGCCGGGTACGGGACTTCGCCCAGGTCAAGGCGGACGGCGTGGTCACCCGCGAGGTGGCCGCCGCGGCGCTCGACGTGTACGAGGTCGACGGGCGCGGCCTCGACCGGCTCGACCGCGCGGTGCTCGACGCGCTGCTGCGGCTCTTCGGCGGCGGCCCGGTCGGCCTGTCGACGCTGGCCGTCGCGGTCGGCGAGGAACGTGAGACCGTGGAAGAGGTCGCCGAACCGTTTCTGGTCCGTGAAGGACTGCTGGCCCGTACGCCCCGTGGCCGGATCGCCACCCCCGCGGCCTGGGCCCACCTGGGCCTGGCACCCCCGCAGGGCACCGGCGCTCCTGGTCAGCAGGGCCTGTTCGGGCCATGA